A single Halarcobacter anaerophilus DNA region contains:
- a CDS encoding DNA-directed RNA polymerase subunit alpha has protein sequence MKKFADTPFLPTEVEIEAINDDEAKISAYPFESGFAITLAHPLRRLLLSSSVGYAPIAVKIEGASHEFDSLRGMLEDIAIFVINLKNIKFKINGDEEQVVVEYSFDGPKEIKGEDLVNSDVEIVSPDVHLATINSDCNLTFSVIIQRGIGYMPSEDIREMVSADYIPLDAFFTPVKKVVYDIEKMLVEDNPNFEKAVFTVQTNGQITPVAAFKEAVSIMYSQMSVFNKVFDLSEVTVNDSGEEPVELKDLIVKIDDLNLSARSFNSLDRAGLKFLGELVLMSEVEVKNIKNLGKKSFDEISEKLESLGFPIDNTLPENVASALRRKLEQLKA, from the coding sequence ATGAAAAAATTTGCAGACACACCGTTTTTACCAACAGAGGTTGAAATAGAGGCTATCAATGATGATGAGGCTAAAATATCAGCATATCCATTTGAAAGTGGTTTTGCAATAACTTTAGCACACCCTCTTAGAAGACTTTTATTAAGTTCATCAGTTGGATATGCTCCTATTGCAGTAAAAATTGAAGGTGCTTCTCACGAGTTTGACTCATTAAGAGGTATGCTTGAAGATATAGCTATTTTTGTAATTAATCTTAAAAACATTAAATTCAAAATTAATGGTGACGAAGAACAAGTAGTTGTTGAATACTCTTTTGACGGACCAAAAGAGATTAAAGGTGAAGACTTAGTAAACTCAGATGTTGAAATAGTAAGTCCTGATGTTCACCTTGCAACTATTAACTCAGACTGTAATTTAACTTTCTCAGTAATTATCCAAAGAGGTATAGGATATATGCCTTCTGAAGATATCAGAGAGATGGTAAGTGCAGATTATATTCCATTAGATGCTTTCTTTACTCCGGTAAAAAAAGTAGTATATGATATTGAAAAAATGTTGGTTGAAGATAATCCAAACTTTGAAAAAGCCGTATTTACAGTACAAACAAACGGACAAATTACTCCGGTTGCAGCTTTTAAAGAAGCAGTATCAATTATGTACTCACAAATGTCGGTATTTAACAAAGTATTTGATTTATCTGAAGTTACAGTTAATGATTCAGGTGAAGAACCGGTAGAATTAAAAGATTTAATTGTAAAAATTGATGATTTAAATTTAAGTGCTAGAAGTTTCAACTCTTTAGACAGAGCTGGACTTAAATTCTTAGGTGAATTAGTACTTATGAGTGAAGTAGAAGTTAAAAATATTAAAAATTTAGGAAAAAAATCTTTTGATGAAATCTCTGAGAAATTAGAATCTTTAGGTTTCCCGATTGATAATACACTTCCTGAAAATGTTGCTTCGGCTTTAAGAAGAAAGCTAGAGCAATTAAAAGCATAA
- the rplQ gene encoding 50S ribosomal protein L17: MRHKHGYRRLNRTSSHRKALLKNLAIALITREKIETTVPKAKELQRYIERLVTTSRNADFNTHRAVFALLQDKEATKKIIDEIAPKYESRNGGYTSIVKTRIRRGDATPMAFIAFV; encoded by the coding sequence ATGAGACATAAGCACGGATATAGAAGATTAAACAGAACTTCTTCTCATAGAAAAGCATTACTAAAAAATTTAGCAATCGCTTTAATTACAAGAGAGAAGATAGAAACAACTGTACCAAAAGCAAAAGAGTTGCAAAGATATATTGAAAGATTAGTAACTACATCTAGAAATGCAGATTTCAACACTCACAGAGCTGTTTTTGCATTATTACAAGATAAAGAAGCTACTAAAAAAATTATTGATGAAATAGCACCGAAATATGAATCAAGAAACGGTGGATATACTTCAATTGTAAAAACAAGAATCAGAAGAGGTGATGCTACACCTATGGCATTTATTGCTTTTGTATAG